A window of the Desulfovibrio sp. Fe33 genome harbors these coding sequences:
- a CDS encoding TrmH family RNA methyltransferase, producing the protein MQDHGRDKKDSKIYIVGNKPVKELLQDSPQRVDFVAFRKGRRDQAMEEILDICRAAQVPYKSVSAQELDYMFRGNHQGVAARCAALEYTPLERLLEQASEAPLPLVVALDQVQDTGNVGVLARTVHALGGAGLIVCQHHGAYLGAGAVRSSAGALNKLPVAKVGNMANAMKDCVNYDFTLYCARMTSDSDNVYTAELRTPAVLILGNEEKGIRPGVAKFADHSLHIPFLREFDSLNVAQAGAIIVSEFARRLG; encoded by the coding sequence ATGCAAGATCATGGCCGGGATAAAAAGGATTCGAAAATCTACATAGTTGGCAACAAGCCGGTCAAGGAGCTTCTACAGGATTCTCCACAAAGAGTGGACTTCGTCGCCTTCCGTAAGGGACGGCGCGACCAGGCGATGGAAGAAATTCTCGACATTTGCCGTGCCGCCCAGGTGCCCTACAAGTCGGTCTCGGCCCAGGAATTGGACTACATGTTCCGCGGCAACCACCAGGGTGTGGCCGCCCGGTGCGCGGCCCTGGAGTACACGCCGCTGGAACGGCTCCTCGAACAGGCGAGCGAAGCGCCGCTGCCCCTCGTCGTGGCCCTGGACCAGGTGCAGGACACCGGCAACGTCGGCGTTCTCGCCCGCACCGTCCACGCGCTCGGCGGGGCCGGGCTCATCGTCTGCCAGCATCACGGCGCCTATCTCGGGGCCGGAGCCGTGCGCTCTTCGGCCGGAGCCCTGAACAAGCTCCCCGTGGCCAAGGTCGGCAACATGGCCAACGCCATGAAGGATTGCGTCAACTACGACTTCACCCTCTACTGCGCCCGCATGACGTCCGACTCCGACAACGTCTACACCGCGGAGCTGCGCACCCCGGCCGTGCTCATTCTCGGCAACGAAGAAAAAGGCATCCGCCCCGGAGTCGCCAAATTCGCCGACCACAGCCTCCACATTCCCTTCCTCAGGGAATTCGACTCCCTGAACGTGGCCCAGGCGGGAGCCATCATCGTTTCGGAATTCGCCCGTCGATTGGGCTAG
- a CDS encoding HDOD domain-containing protein produces MTRKSIDELKAGMVLASDLIAGDGRLLLKGGVELADRHIRLLRRAGVEEVEVLPMPSVLSEADLQAVEDYVREFFLYVNPDHPAVAAMFRIALELTAVAVAEGRRLPDPAERRAANLEHVEDLFVRGLVTPEAIVRHETELAGFPDIFFRIKEILEDESASADRIAKVVSTDLSLSAKLLKLVNSPLYGFPRGIDSISRAVALVGAKELSTLALGVSAINYFKDIPPELVDMQAFWRHSISCGIFARLFAGTQSGLSPERFFIGGLLHDVGRLILFKKLPYAATEAMLFARENCLPMVEAELSVLGLRHTDIGKPLLESWGFPESLSVMIDYHHDPMGYPNPLDPAIIHVADNLANAVGIARGGVYVMPGLDEEAWDILGLEPEALFEAVGQYSAQIDVVLDAFL; encoded by the coding sequence GTGACCAGGAAGAGCATTGACGAATTGAAGGCGGGCATGGTCCTGGCCTCCGACCTGATCGCCGGGGACGGCAGACTGCTCCTTAAGGGCGGCGTCGAACTGGCGGACCGCCATATAAGGCTCCTACGCCGTGCGGGGGTGGAGGAGGTCGAGGTGCTCCCCATGCCTTCCGTGCTGTCCGAGGCCGACCTCCAGGCCGTGGAGGACTACGTCCGTGAATTCTTCCTCTACGTGAACCCGGATCACCCGGCGGTCGCCGCCATGTTCCGCATCGCCCTGGAGCTGACCGCGGTGGCCGTGGCCGAGGGGCGACGGCTTCCGGACCCGGCTGAACGAAGGGCCGCCAATCTGGAGCATGTGGAGGACCTGTTCGTCAGGGGGCTGGTCACGCCCGAGGCCATCGTCCGGCATGAGACAGAGCTTGCCGGGTTCCCGGACATATTTTTTCGGATCAAGGAAATCCTTGAGGACGAATCCGCCTCGGCCGACCGCATCGCCAAGGTGGTGAGCACCGACTTGAGCCTGTCCGCCAAGCTCCTCAAGCTCGTCAACTCGCCCCTTTACGGTTTTCCCCGGGGCATAGACTCCATCAGCCGGGCCGTGGCCCTGGTGGGCGCAAAGGAATTGTCCACCCTGGCCCTGGGCGTCTCGGCCATCAACTATTTCAAGGATATCCCGCCGGAACTCGTGGACATGCAGGCCTTCTGGCGGCATTCCATCTCCTGCGGCATCTTTGCCCGCCTGTTTGCCGGGACGCAGAGCGGCCTCTCTCCCGAGCGGTTCTTCATCGGCGGCCTGCTGCACGACGTCGGCCGTCTGATCCTGTTCAAGAAACTGCCCTACGCGGCCACCGAGGCCATGCTTTTCGCCCGCGAGAACTGCCTTCCCATGGTGGAGGCCGAGCTGTCGGTCCTGGGGCTCCGCCACACCGACATAGGCAAGCCTCTCCTGGAATCCTGGGGGTTTCCCGAAAGCCTCTCCGTCATGATCGACTACCACCACGACCCCATGGGGTACCCCAATCCTCTCGATCCGGCCATAATTCACGTGGCCGATAATCTGGCCAACGCCGTGGGCATAGCCCGGGGCGGCGTATACGTCATGCCCGGGCTGGACGAAGAGGCCTGGGATATTCTGGGTCTTGAGCCGGAAGCCCTGTTCGAGGCCGTGGGACAGTACTCGGCGCAGATCGACGTCGTTCTGGACGCGTTCCTCTAA
- the buk gene encoding butyrate kinase: protein MSILVINPGSTSTKVALFQDGGILAAEELQHSRADLAGFARVADQFDFRMRVVAEFLGKTGTDPKRIRAVAARGGLLRPLEGGVYAVSDAMAAHLFEARYGEHACNLGGLLALALSRQWNVPAYVVDPVVTDEMMDRARLTGLPGLERRSIFHALNQRGVARIVAGRLGVEYETANFIVCHMGGGVSIGAHRRGRVVDVINALDGEGPFTPERTGGLPLVPVLDMVHSGERGYDELRQTILSRGGLTAHLGTNDPREVLARMERGDEHAGLVFRAMTYGIARHIVSMAPCLVDDEGCLDLAAVVLTGGLSRSRPLVEELSRQAGFLAPVEVVPGEVEMFALAEGASRALCGVEPVRTYRDD, encoded by the coding sequence ATGAGCATTCTCGTCATCAACCCCGGGTCCACGTCCACCAAGGTGGCCCTGTTTCAGGACGGCGGCATCCTCGCCGCCGAGGAGCTGCAACATTCGCGCGCGGATTTGGCGGGCTTCGCCCGCGTGGCGGACCAGTTCGATTTCCGGATGCGCGTCGTGGCCGAGTTCCTGGGCAAGACCGGCACGGACCCGAAGCGCATTCGCGCGGTGGCCGCGCGCGGCGGCCTGCTGCGTCCGCTGGAGGGCGGCGTGTATGCGGTGTCGGACGCCATGGCCGCCCATCTGTTCGAAGCCCGTTACGGAGAGCACGCGTGCAACCTGGGCGGGCTTCTAGCGTTGGCGCTGTCCCGGCAGTGGAATGTGCCCGCCTATGTGGTGGACCCGGTGGTCACTGACGAGATGATGGACCGGGCCAGGCTGACCGGGCTGCCTGGGCTGGAACGCCGGAGCATCTTCCACGCCTTGAACCAGCGCGGGGTGGCCCGTATCGTGGCCGGGCGGCTGGGGGTGGAATACGAGACCGCGAATTTCATCGTCTGCCACATGGGCGGCGGCGTCTCCATCGGCGCGCACCGCCGTGGCCGCGTGGTGGACGTCATCAACGCCCTGGACGGCGAAGGGCCGTTCACGCCGGAACGCACCGGAGGGCTGCCCCTGGTGCCTGTCCTCGATATGGTTCACAGCGGGGAGCGCGGTTATGACGAGCTGCGCCAAACCATCCTCAGCCGGGGCGGGCTGACCGCCCATCTCGGCACCAATGACCCGCGCGAGGTCCTGGCCCGCATGGAGCGGGGCGACGAGCACGCCGGGCTGGTCTTCCGGGCCATGACGTACGGCATCGCCCGGCACATCGTCTCCATGGCTCCCTGTCTTGTCGACGACGAGGGCTGCCTCGATCTGGCCGCCGTGGTCCTGACCGGCGGTCTCTCCCGGAGTCGTCCCCTGGTCGAGGAACTGTCCCGCCAGGCGGGTTTTCTCGCTCCGGTGGAAGTGGTTCCGGGCGAGGTGGAGATGTTCGCCCTGGCCGAAGGAGCCTCGCGGGCCCTTTGCGGCGTGGAGCCGGTCCGAACCTATCGCGACGATTAG
- a CDS encoding bifunctional enoyl-CoA hydratase/phosphate acetyltransferase: MSGFTPITCLKELVQAALDISRSGAMPKVAIARPAEGFVLRAALEAYERGLAEPILVGDREETERVAGERGLDISPFRQVSAADPADAAGEAVRLFREGEAQLIMKGLVPTATLLKAILDRRTGVAHGERILSHVSVFESPVDGRLMLMTDPGVNISPTLQRKVDILKNALDVARMLGMKTPRAAILAATEKINYPAMPATLDGDILTKMARQGMFGDALVLGPLSLDIAVSREVAATKRFESPVAGNADILVTPDIEAGNVLYKSLSTLCGCIMAAVVVGSRVPVVVPSRGDSDASKFHSIALASVLAHRSRA; encoded by the coding sequence GTGTCCGGTTTCACTCCCATAACCTGTTTGAAAGAATTGGTGCAGGCCGCCCTGGATATCTCCCGTTCCGGGGCCATGCCGAAAGTCGCCATCGCCCGCCCCGCCGAAGGATTCGTGCTCCGTGCGGCGCTGGAGGCGTACGAGCGGGGGCTGGCCGAACCGATCCTCGTGGGCGACAGGGAGGAGACGGAGCGTGTGGCCGGGGAGCGGGGACTCGATATTTCCCCCTTTCGTCAGGTCTCCGCCGCCGATCCCGCCGACGCAGCGGGCGAGGCCGTCCGGCTTTTCCGCGAGGGCGAGGCGCAGCTCATAATGAAGGGCCTCGTGCCCACGGCCACGCTGCTCAAGGCCATTCTCGACAGGCGGACGGGGGTGGCCCACGGCGAGCGCATCCTGAGCCACGTGTCGGTTTTCGAGTCCCCGGTGGACGGGCGGCTCATGCTCATGACCGATCCCGGCGTCAACATCTCCCCCACTCTGCAACGCAAGGTGGACATTCTCAAGAACGCGTTGGACGTGGCCCGGATGCTCGGTATGAAGACCCCGCGCGCGGCCATCCTCGCGGCCACGGAGAAGATCAATTATCCGGCGATGCCCGCCACCCTTGACGGTGACATCCTGACCAAAATGGCTCGTCAGGGGATGTTCGGCGACGCCCTGGTGCTCGGGCCGCTCTCCCTGGATATCGCGGTGTCCCGCGAGGTCGCGGCCACCAAGCGGTTCGAGAGCCCAGTGGCCGGGAACGCGGATATTCTCGTCACCCCGGACATAGAGGCGGGCAACGTCCTGTACAAGTCCCTTTCCACGCTGTGCGGCTGCATAATGGCCGCCGTGGTGGTGGGCAGCCGGGTGCCGGTGGTGGTCCCGTCCCGAGGGGATTCGGACGCGAGCAAGTTTCACTCCATCGCCCTGGCCTCGGTCCTGGCGCACAGGAGCCGGGCATGA
- the ilvN gene encoding acetolactate synthase small subunit, with translation MRRTLSALCRNEPGVLAMMARECGKYDANILSLAAGETENPQVSRIVLCVEGEDEAIDKVGRYLESLDVVIQLDDLSRNDFVDRELVMIKVAMDPARTGQLMQVFEVFRAHVVGMGRETVTVEMSGDQNRVEGLIRMVAPYGIKSMCRSGMIALKRGDE, from the coding sequence TTGAGACGCACCCTGTCCGCCCTGTGCCGCAACGAACCCGGCGTCCTGGCCATGATGGCCCGGGAGTGCGGCAAATATGACGCCAACATCCTCTCTCTGGCCGCCGGGGAGACCGAAAATCCCCAGGTGTCCCGCATCGTGCTCTGTGTGGAGGGCGAGGACGAGGCCATAGACAAGGTAGGCCGCTACCTGGAGTCCCTGGATGTGGTCATCCAGTTGGACGATCTCTCCCGCAACGATTTCGTGGACCGTGAACTGGTCATGATAAAGGTGGCCATGGACCCGGCCAGGACCGGCCAGCTCATGCAGGTCTTCGAGGTCTTCCGGGCCCACGTTGTGGGCATGGGGCGGGAGACCGTCACCGTGGAGATGTCCGGGGACCAGAATCGTGTGGAAGGACTCATCAGGATGGTCGCGCCCTACGGAATCAAGTCCATGTGCCGGTCCGGCATGATCGCCCTCAAGCGCGGGGACGAGTAG
- a CDS encoding SLC13 family permease — MIHYLREKRWFFITLAIQAVMLLLPAPEGVTPEGWRVLVMTVGATILFITEPIPLPAVALLIVLGQVFLLGLDSSLVAKSLMKDSVLFIMGSLMLAVALVKQKLDKRLALLIVRVTGSNTYSIAFGISIFSGLLASFIGEHTVAAMMLPVALSLIQLATDDRDQQRALAVLFLFSISYACAMAGIGTPSGGARNAIMIDYLRDFFYVPGDPATHKYSVSYLQWMIYAYPIFLIQLPLMHFILRRTFKTDIHDLGPAVEKLKEQVGSEGALTGRHYVAILLFILTLVGWVGFSSRFGMGTIAILSAVLFLVTGLVRWQDLNSGVNWGVVLLYAAAISLGVQMRDTGAAAWVADLFMGGLAPFGLDSGLGLLAAVMLLTTFITNTMSNGAAVAVLGPIVLTIAIGTETNPMAVGMVTAISSAFAYFTVIGTPASTIVYSSGYLRPSDFMKVGWRIALMSFIVLLTASKLYWPLIGL; from the coding sequence GTGATTCACTATCTCCGAGAAAAACGTTGGTTTTTCATCACCTTGGCCATACAGGCCGTCATGCTTCTCCTGCCCGCCCCCGAAGGCGTGACGCCGGAAGGATGGCGCGTGCTCGTCATGACGGTGGGGGCGACCATTCTGTTCATCACCGAACCGATTCCCCTGCCCGCCGTGGCCCTGCTCATCGTCCTGGGCCAGGTCTTCCTGCTCGGCCTGGACTCCTCCCTGGTGGCCAAATCCCTGATGAAAGACTCGGTCCTGTTCATCATGGGCTCCCTCATGCTCGCCGTGGCGCTGGTCAAGCAAAAGCTGGACAAGCGGCTCGCCCTGCTCATCGTGCGGGTGACGGGTTCGAACACCTATTCCATCGCCTTCGGCATCTCCATCTTCTCCGGCCTGCTCGCCTCGTTCATCGGCGAACACACCGTGGCCGCCATGATGCTGCCCGTGGCCCTGTCGCTGATCCAACTGGCCACCGACGACCGAGACCAGCAACGCGCCCTGGCCGTACTCTTCCTGTTCTCCATCTCCTACGCCTGCGCCATGGCCGGAATCGGCACGCCGTCGGGCGGAGCGCGCAACGCCATCATGATCGACTACCTGCGGGATTTCTTCTACGTCCCGGGCGATCCGGCGACCCACAAGTATTCGGTTTCCTACCTGCAATGGATGATCTACGCCTACCCCATCTTCCTCATCCAGTTGCCGCTCATGCACTTCATCCTGCGCCGGACCTTCAAAACCGACATCCACGACCTCGGTCCCGCCGTGGAAAAGCTCAAGGAGCAGGTTGGCAGCGAAGGCGCGCTCACCGGCCGCCACTACGTGGCCATCCTCCTCTTCATCCTGACCCTGGTGGGCTGGGTGGGCTTTTCCTCCCGGTTCGGCATGGGCACCATCGCCATTCTCAGCGCGGTCCTTTTTCTGGTCACGGGGCTGGTCCGCTGGCAGGACCTCAACTCAGGGGTCAACTGGGGCGTGGTTCTGCTCTACGCCGCCGCCATCTCGCTGGGCGTGCAGATGCGCGACACGGGCGCGGCCGCCTGGGTGGCCGACCTGTTCATGGGGGGGCTGGCTCCGTTCGGACTCGATTCGGGCCTCGGGCTTCTCGCCGCGGTCATGCTCCTGACCACCTTCATAACCAACACCATGAGCAACGGTGCCGCGGTGGCCGTGCTCGGCCCCATCGTGCTGACCATCGCCATCGGCACCGAAACCAACCCCATGGCCGTGGGCATGGTCACCGCCATATCCAGCGCGTTCGCCTACTTCACGGTCATCGGCACCCCGGCGTCGACCATCGTCTATTCCTCGGGCTACCTGCGCCCCTCGGATTTCATGAAAGTGGGGTGGCGCATTGCGCTCATGTCCTTTATCGTGCTCCTGACGGCATCCAAACTGTACTGGCCCCTCATCGGCTTGTAA
- a CDS encoding universal stress protein has product MTRDDEKLKILICIGGGPEAYASLRYAVRLSKANCADITLLYVRPLDSGLNSGGMEVRVARENVLDWGLELPGLRQLKAARDILVELGEIEPGARREWKHSEIKGDPAGEYVRDYENPCGGIVSLRLRTASDVTSAVADEAKRFNADVIVVGASPEPMTGLRKFFSPKPLALKIAAHAHCSVIVARHLEPGRNHLVCVQDTDQSRAMLPIVSRYFQSSHHPLSILSVAPTEADLPSAQKAAQEAAQILGSLGTTPAEILVEVGDPVETIITIGYDFSLILASESLKPWFAKGFSVSHEVAEKARNSVMIVK; this is encoded by the coding sequence ATGACCAGGGACGACGAAAAACTGAAAATCCTCATCTGCATCGGCGGCGGCCCCGAGGCCTACGCCAGCCTGCGTTACGCCGTCCGCCTGAGCAAGGCCAACTGCGCCGACATTACCCTGCTTTACGTCCGCCCCCTGGACAGCGGCCTCAACTCCGGCGGCATGGAAGTGCGCGTGGCCCGCGAGAACGTCCTGGACTGGGGCCTGGAACTGCCCGGCCTTCGCCAGCTCAAGGCCGCCCGCGACATTCTGGTGGAGCTGGGCGAAATCGAGCCCGGCGCCCGCCGGGAATGGAAGCACAGCGAAATCAAGGGCGATCCGGCGGGCGAATACGTCCGCGACTATGAAAACCCCTGCGGCGGCATCGTCTCCCTCAGGCTGCGCACCGCCTCGGACGTGACCTCCGCCGTGGCCGACGAGGCCAAGCGGTTCAACGCCGACGTGATCGTCGTGGGCGCTTCGCCCGAACCCATGACCGGCCTCAGAAAGTTCTTCTCCCCCAAGCCCCTCGCCCTCAAGATCGCCGCCCACGCGCACTGCTCGGTCATCGTTGCCCGGCACCTCGAACCAGGCCGCAATCACCTGGTCTGCGTCCAGGACACCGACCAGTCCCGGGCCATGCTCCCCATTGTCAGCCGGTACTTCCAGTCCAGCCACCATCCGCTCTCCATCCTGTCCGTGGCCCCCACCGAGGCGGACCTGCCCTCGGCCCAGAAGGCCGCGCAGGAGGCCGCGCAAATACTCGGCTCCCTCGGCACCACTCCGGCCGAAATCCTCGTAGAGGTGGGCGATCCGGTGGAGACCATCATCACCATCGGCTACGACTTCTCCCTCATCCTGGCCTCGGAATCCCTCAAACCATGGTTCGCCAAGGGATTCAGCGTGTCCCACGAAGTCGCGGAAAAAGCCCGCAACTCCGTCATGATCGTCAAAT